A genomic segment from Longimicrobium sp. encodes:
- a CDS encoding PadR family transcriptional regulator translates to MAVLILRTLSWGPMHGYGISQWIRGRTQEVLDVQDAALYQALRRMERKGWIEAQWGVSENNRRARYYSLTPAGREQLRTQTSTWRRYAEAVFRVLDPAPEEA, encoded by the coding sequence CTGGCCGTCCTCATCCTGCGCACCCTCTCGTGGGGGCCGATGCACGGCTACGGGATCTCGCAGTGGATCCGCGGCCGCACACAGGAGGTGCTGGACGTGCAGGACGCGGCGCTCTACCAGGCGCTGCGGCGCATGGAGCGCAAGGGGTGGATCGAGGCGCAGTGGGGAGTCTCTGAGAACAACCGCCGCGCCCGCTACTACTCGCTCACCCCCGCGGGGCGCGAGCAGCTGCGCACGCAGACCTCCACCTGGCGGCGCTACGCCGAGGCCGTCTTCCGCGTGCTGGACCCCGCGCCGGAGGAGGCCTGA